A window of Diospyros lotus cultivar Yz01 chromosome 14, ASM1463336v1, whole genome shotgun sequence contains these coding sequences:
- the LOC127790276 gene encoding uncharacterized protein LOC127790276, whose translation MNRTAASMGSGSRATRRPFEFGRTYVVKPKGRHQATIVWLHGLGDNGLSCSQLLENLPFPNIKWICPTAPNRPVTLLGGFACNAWFDTGELSEDTTDDFEGLDASVAHIANLLSTEPADIKLGIGGFSMGAATALYSATCFAQGQYGNGNPYPVSLRAVVGLSGWLPGSRSLRNRIEASCDAGRRAAALPILLCHGTCDEVVPSKFGETSAHYLTLAGFRHLAFKTFEGLGHYTIPREMEEVCSWLNSRLGLEGSRR comes from the exons ATGAATCGCACTGCTGCTTCTATGGGTTCTG GCAGTAGAGCAACAAGGAGGCCTTTTGAATTTGGAAGGACATATGTTGTGAAGCCAAAAGGGAGACACCAGGCCACAATAGTGTGGTTGCACGGCCTTGGCGATAATGGTTTGAG CTGCTCACAGCTCTTGGAAAACCTTCCATTTCCAAAT ATTAAATGGATATGTCCGACTGCTCCTAATCGACCTGTGACTTTACTTGGTGGTTTCGCCTGCAATGCAT GGTTTGATACTGGAGAACTTTCAGAAGATACTACTGATGATTTTGAAGGTTTAGATGCTTCGGTGGCGCATATTGCAAACTTGTTGTCAACAGAGCCTGCTGACA TTAAACTTGGTATTGGGGGCTTCAGCATGGGTGCTGCAACTGCGCTCTATTCTGCAACTTGTTTTGCCCAGGGCCAGTATGGAAATGGGAATCCTTACCCAGTTAGCTTAAGGGCCGTTGTTGGTCTGAGCGGTTGGCTTCCTGGTTCAAG AAGCTTGAGGAACAGGATAGAAGCATCATGTGATGCTGGAAGGCGAGCTGCAGCTTTGCCTATTTTGCTTTGTCACGGAACCT GTGATGAGGTAGTCCCTTCTAAATTCGGAGAGACGTCAGCGCACTACTTGACCTTAGCTGGATTTCGACACCTCGCGTTCAAAACCTTCGAAGG GCTGGGTCACTACACGATCCCCAGAGAAATGGAGGAGGTCTGCAGTTGGCTAAATAGCAGGCTGGGGCTCGAGGGGTCGCGCCGCTGA